A genomic segment from Pyrodictium occultum encodes:
- a CDS encoding archease, with amino-acid sequence MAAGEGPYEDIEKELRKVLAELPCPGFAHAPHTADVLIVARGRSLEEAFEQAALGVYEVVTDTSKVEPRVERRVETSGMDLYQLLYRWIEDLLFYTDSEGLVFSRFKVEEIKRVGEGDEAEYQLRARAWGEKFNPDKHLHRTIVKAMTYAMMEIVKENGCWRVQFVIDI; translated from the coding sequence ATGGCGGCGGGCGAAGGCCCCTACGAGGATATCGAGAAGGAACTGCGGAAGGTGCTCGCCGAGCTCCCGTGCCCCGGCTTCGCCCACGCGCCCCACACCGCCGACGTGCTGATAGTGGCGCGGGGCCGGAGCCTCGAGGAGGCCTTCGAGCAGGCGGCGCTGGGCGTCTACGAGGTGGTGACGGACACCAGCAAGGTCGAGCCCCGGGTGGAGAGACGGGTGGAGACGAGCGGCATGGACCTATACCAGCTGCTCTACCGGTGGATAGAGGACCTGCTCTTCTACACCGACAGCGAGGGCCTGGTGTTCTCCAGGTTCAAGGTTGAGGAGATAAAGCGTGTCGGCGAGGGAGATGAGGCGGAGTACCAGCTGAGGGCCCGTGCCTGGGGGGAGAAGTTCAACCCCGATAAGCACCTCCACAGAACCATAGTGAAGGCCATGACCTACGCCATGATGGAGATAGTTAAGGAGAACGGCTGCTGGAGGGTCCAGTTCGTCATAGACATCTAG
- a CDS encoding S9 family peptidase, with translation MAGSGGYVLYTVARVSLETDSYESSIEAVKLSDGERLVLQSGPRDSCPVPAPAGSRYVFTRRAEARRGQKQRLPGLELRTASIEAPGASRLLARVDGLVSLSWSPSGDLAAAAIPVGRPDEDVKEVETLPVWFNGKGFVYRTRVEPFILDADSGAMERMELGLDWLQVSDVAWSPDGRRIAISVATDMLKPYLLDVYIYDVEKGDARRIASGLMGYGELAWSPDGRMLAYLGHRGERGFASHQKVWLLDPETGRMECLTCSLDRNAANTVNSDVRFQSCLKHLQWTSRGILFQVSDAGRVLLYRVQPGMRPEPVLDPGEAVVDEFHAAGDGSVIAYTLMTPVEPKELYVLQGGGPRRLTRYAEAWRRRYRLARPTGFSFRASDGAVVEGWVLRPPEGVEARGWVLYIHGGPKTMWGYGFMHEFHVLASNGYTVVYINPRGSDGYSEEFADIRCGYGERDYMDLMEAARYAVERLGLPRDKAAVMGGSYGGFMTNWIIGHTDFFKAAVTMRSISNWISMYGTTDIGWFFVEDQLCCTPWRSPETCWEKSPLRYADRARTPTLIIHSSEDYRCWLDQALQLYTALKVHGVETKLAIFPGENHDLSRSGKPRHRVKRLQLILDWLDRHLAGEKPGGAGAGGG, from the coding sequence GTGGCGGGCAGCGGAGGCTACGTCCTCTACACCGTTGCCAGGGTCAGCCTGGAGACGGACAGCTACGAGTCCAGCATAGAGGCTGTGAAGCTGAGCGACGGCGAGAGGCTGGTGCTCCAGAGCGGGCCCCGCGACTCCTGCCCGGTGCCCGCGCCGGCCGGCAGCCGCTACGTCTTCACAAGGAGGGCTGAGGCCAGGAGGGGCCAGAAGCAGAGGCTCCCAGGCCTAGAGCTGAGGACTGCCAGCATCGAGGCCCCGGGCGCCAGCAGGCTCCTCGCCAGGGTGGATGGGCTGGTCTCCCTCTCCTGGAGCCCCAGCGGCGACCTAGCCGCTGCCGCCATCCCGGTGGGGAGGCCGGACGAGGACGTGAAGGAGGTCGAGACGCTCCCCGTCTGGTTCAACGGGAAGGGCTTCGTGTACAGGACGCGTGTGGAGCCATTCATACTCGACGCGGACTCCGGGGCTATGGAGAGGATGGAGCTGGGGCTGGACTGGCTGCAGGTCTCCGACGTGGCCTGGAGCCCGGACGGGAGGAGGATAGCGATCAGCGTTGCAACGGACATGCTCAAGCCATACCTCCTGGACGTCTACATATACGACGTGGAGAAGGGGGATGCTAGGAGGATAGCGAGCGGCCTCATGGGCTACGGCGAGCTCGCCTGGAGCCCCGACGGGAGGATGCTGGCCTATCTGGGCCACCGGGGTGAGAGGGGGTTCGCGAGCCACCAGAAGGTCTGGCTCCTCGACCCCGAGACGGGGAGGATGGAGTGCCTCACCTGCAGCCTCGACCGCAACGCCGCCAACACGGTTAACAGCGATGTCAGGTTCCAGAGCTGCTTAAAGCACCTCCAGTGGACCAGCCGCGGGATACTCTTCCAGGTGAGCGACGCGGGCAGGGTGCTCCTCTACCGCGTCCAGCCCGGGATGAGGCCGGAGCCCGTGCTCGACCCCGGGGAGGCAGTGGTCGACGAGTTCCACGCCGCCGGAGACGGCTCGGTCATAGCCTACACCCTTATGACGCCGGTGGAGCCCAAGGAGCTCTACGTGCTGCAGGGCGGCGGGCCGCGGAGGCTTACACGCTACGCCGAGGCCTGGAGGAGGCGCTACCGGCTCGCGAGGCCTACGGGCTTCAGCTTCCGCGCCAGCGACGGCGCGGTGGTGGAGGGCTGGGTGCTCCGGCCCCCCGAGGGCGTGGAGGCGAGGGGCTGGGTGCTCTACATCCACGGCGGCCCGAAAACCATGTGGGGCTACGGCTTCATGCACGAGTTCCATGTGCTTGCCTCAAACGGCTACACCGTCGTCTACATCAACCCCCGCGGGAGCGACGGCTACAGCGAGGAGTTCGCCGACATACGCTGCGGCTACGGCGAGCGGGACTACATGGACCTCATGGAGGCCGCCAGGTACGCTGTGGAGAGGCTGGGACTCCCCAGGGACAAGGCGGCGGTGATGGGAGGGAGCTACGGGGGCTTTATGACCAACTGGATAATAGGCCACACAGACTTCTTCAAGGCGGCGGTGACCATGAGGAGCATATCAAACTGGATAAGCATGTATGGCACCACCGACATAGGCTGGTTCTTCGTAGAGGACCAGCTCTGCTGCACCCCCTGGAGGAGCCCGGAGACCTGCTGGGAGAAGAGCCCCCTCAGATACGCTGACAGGGCCAGGACCCCGACGCTGATAATCCACTCGAGCGAGGACTACCGCTGCTGGCTCGACCAGGCCCTCCAGCTCTACACCGCGCTGAAGGTCCACGGCGTGGAGACGAAGCTCGCCATATTCCCCGGCGAGAACCACGACCTATCCCGCAGCGGAAAGCCTAGGCATAGGGTGAAGAGACTGCAGCTGATACTAGACTGGCTGGACCGCCACCTCGCGGGAGAGAAGCCGGGAGGAGCCGGGGCCGGCGGGGGCTAG
- a CDS encoding cyclase family protein produces the protein MPLRVVDLTRPLGPGTPVYPGDPPVMVETVAVIPRDGFYNRRVCLGEHSGTHVDAPAHMVEGGAPVDSVEASRLIAPALAMDLSNACGAVSSREIIAGLRLRRLPLPRRGWYLLLRIGRGCRSVSVEAAEWMARLGLGGLGVDAPSPDGPPYPVHRVLLSSGAVIVENLEIPRWLDGEKVTLIVAPLRLSGGSGAPARVYALLDGGRAGEWVQEPV, from the coding sequence TTGCCGCTCCGTGTGGTGGACCTAACAAGGCCCCTGGGGCCCGGCACCCCGGTCTACCCGGGCGACCCTCCGGTGATGGTGGAGACCGTGGCTGTGATACCCAGGGACGGCTTCTACAACCGTAGGGTCTGCCTGGGCGAGCACAGCGGGACCCACGTGGACGCCCCGGCCCACATGGTGGAGGGCGGCGCCCCGGTGGACAGCGTTGAGGCCTCCAGGCTCATAGCCCCGGCGCTGGCGATGGACCTCTCCAACGCCTGCGGGGCCGTCTCGAGCCGCGAGATTATAGCGGGGCTCCGGCTCCGCCGCCTGCCCCTGCCCCGGCGCGGCTGGTACCTGCTCCTCCGCATAGGCCGCGGCTGCAGGAGCGTGTCAGTGGAGGCCGCCGAGTGGATGGCCCGCCTAGGCCTCGGGGGCCTGGGGGTTGACGCGCCGAGCCCCGACGGGCCGCCTTACCCGGTGCACCGGGTCCTCCTCTCCAGCGGGGCCGTGATAGTCGAGAACCTCGAGATACCCCGCTGGCTCGACGGCGAGAAGGTGACGCTGATAGTGGCCCCTCTCCGCCTCAGCGGGGGAAGCGGCGCCCCGGCTAGGGTCTACGCGCTGCTCGACGGCGGCAGGGCTGGCGAGTGGGTGCAGGAGCCGGTATAA
- a CDS encoding TrkH family potassium uptake protein has product MKRQAVGRLEAGREPGVRVSPLLHYSILPAAMAGLTHLLSSMAGLLEGDTEYSAVLGLWAVLYLAVAAAWLLALKPSRSLSKEEALVLVGYSWVVTPLLSAIPVAYALGVPLVDAWFESISGYTTTGLTIFTGGVDKDFGVYVPSMEQLPPSILWWRAVTQWLGGFGIVVMFLVFARLGGLPPHLVGFAEGRFERLEPSIARSIRALMGLYAFLTLLGAILLHLAGMRPADALYHSMTGIATGGFSPYSDSIAHYHSVAVELATMVVMLLGAANFADLYAIIRGVPRRLSEETASLIVIAFASTLLGALILGRLGWHPYAPLREAAFDVASAVSTTGFGISDLSKAPIAWKAFLTVLMLVGGAAFSTAGGIKQYRLLVLFKNIAWTVRETVHGADRITVRRVGGSIITDDELRSIVSVATLFAAAHAAGTLALLVILPRCSLADAAFEAASALATTGLSVGVTSASTPWLAKAVLMALMTLGRLEVVGFLYMVEAARTMAGGARRRGRRAGLRPEGRGPSRTARRWPRPPAWRQRPPPGWRRLPAGASQPPSEVPRGASSRTRWRCRPYSYPWRTRAPRPRGPPGTGRPLAPGSGAARS; this is encoded by the coding sequence GTGAAGCGCCAGGCCGTTGGGAGGCTGGAGGCGGGCAGGGAGCCCGGGGTAAGAGTGTCCCCCCTCCTCCACTACAGTATCCTCCCAGCGGCGATGGCTGGCCTCACCCACCTCCTCTCCTCCATGGCGGGCCTCCTCGAGGGCGACACCGAGTACTCTGCCGTGCTCGGCCTGTGGGCGGTGCTCTACCTTGCCGTGGCCGCGGCCTGGCTGCTGGCCCTCAAGCCCTCCCGCAGCCTCTCCAAGGAGGAGGCCCTGGTGCTCGTCGGCTACAGCTGGGTCGTAACCCCCCTTCTATCAGCTATACCCGTCGCCTACGCGCTGGGCGTCCCCCTGGTGGACGCGTGGTTCGAGTCGATAAGCGGCTACACCACCACCGGGCTCACAATCTTCACCGGGGGAGTGGACAAGGACTTCGGCGTCTACGTGCCCTCCATGGAGCAGCTGCCCCCGAGCATCCTCTGGTGGCGGGCTGTGACGCAGTGGCTCGGCGGCTTCGGCATAGTGGTCATGTTCCTCGTGTTCGCCAGGCTCGGCGGGCTCCCGCCCCACCTGGTCGGGTTTGCGGAGGGCCGCTTCGAGCGCCTCGAGCCCAGTATAGCCAGGAGCATAAGAGCCCTCATGGGCCTCTACGCGTTCCTAACGCTCCTCGGCGCGATACTACTCCACCTCGCCGGCATGCGCCCCGCGGACGCCCTCTACCACTCGATGACAGGCATCGCGACCGGCGGCTTCAGCCCCTACAGCGACAGCATAGCCCACTACCACTCTGTGGCCGTGGAGCTGGCCACGATGGTGGTGATGCTCCTGGGCGCCGCTAACTTCGCCGACCTCTACGCGATCATCAGGGGGGTGCCCAGGAGGCTCAGCGAGGAAACCGCATCCCTCATAGTGATAGCCTTCGCCTCAACCCTGCTGGGGGCGCTGATACTCGGGCGGCTGGGATGGCACCCCTACGCCCCGCTCCGCGAGGCAGCCTTCGACGTGGCCTCCGCGGTCTCAACCACGGGCTTCGGGATAAGCGATCTATCCAAGGCCCCGATCGCCTGGAAAGCCTTCCTCACAGTACTGATGCTGGTGGGCGGCGCGGCGTTCTCCACGGCGGGCGGGATAAAGCAGTACAGGCTGCTAGTGCTCTTCAAGAACATAGCCTGGACGGTGAGGGAGACCGTCCATGGGGCGGACAGGATAACAGTGCGCAGGGTTGGAGGCAGTATAATAACCGACGACGAGCTCCGGAGTATAGTTAGCGTGGCCACGCTCTTCGCCGCGGCCCATGCGGCGGGCACGCTTGCCCTGTTGGTCATACTCCCCCGCTGCAGCCTAGCGGACGCGGCCTTCGAGGCCGCCAGCGCGCTCGCCACAACAGGGCTAAGCGTTGGAGTGACCTCGGCCTCCACGCCCTGGCTCGCCAAGGCAGTGCTCATGGCGCTCATGACGCTGGGCAGGCTCGAGGTGGTGGGCTTCCTCTACATGGTGGAGGCGGCGAGAACCATGGCTGGCGGGGCCCGGCGCCGCGGGAGGCGCGCGGGGCTACGGCCGGAGGGAAGGGGTCCCTCTAGGACGGCTAGGCGGTGGCCTCGGCCTCCTGCCTGGAGACAGCGCCCGCCGCCGGGGTGGAGACGGCTGCCAGCAGGGGCCTCTCAGCCCCCGAGCGAAGTGCCTCGAGGAGCCTCCTCGCGTACACGGTGGCGGTGTAGGCCTTATAGCTACCCTTGGCGAACACGGGCTCCACGACCCCGAGGGCCTCCAGGCACTGGAAGGCCGCTAGCACCAGGTAGCGGGGCAGCCCGGTCCTAA